The following DNA comes from Ornithobacterium rhinotracheale DSM 15997.
CAAATTTATAGTTAAAATGTCTAAACTACTTGAAAAAGAGATAAATAAAAGAAAAACTTTTGGGATAATTTCACACCCAGATGCGGGAAAAACTACACTTACAGAAAAGCTTTTGCTCTTCGGTGGAGCGATTCAAGAGGCGGGGGCGGTAAAATCCAACAAGATTAAAAAGTCTGCCACTTCCGATTTTATGGAAATCGAACGCCAGAGAGGTATTTCCGTAGCAACTTCGGTGCTTGCTTTTGAATATAGAGATAAGAAAATCAATATTCTAGACACGCCTGGTCACAAGGATTTTGCCGAAGATACTTATCGTACACTCACTGCAGTAGATAGTGTGATTGTCGTGATAGATGTGGCAAAAGGGGTGGAGGAACAAACCGAAAAATTGGTAGAGGTTTGCCGTATGCGTAATATCCCGATGCTAGTGTTTATCAATAAATTAGATAGAGAAGGGAAAGATGCTTTTGATTTGCTTGATGAGGTGGAGCAAAAATTAAACCTTTCGGTTACGCCACTTTCTTGGCCAATTGGAATGGGGGAGCGTTTCCAAGGGATTTATAGCATTTACGAGAAAAACATTCAATTGTTTAGTGCTCAAAACAAACAAAAAGTGAGCGAAGCCATTGAGTTTGAAGATATCAACAATCCAGAATTAGATGAAATCATCGGAGAAGAAGCCGCTGAAACTTTGCGCGAAGAGCTTGATTTAATCGATGGGGTGTATCCTGCTTTTGATAGCGAAGCCTATTTAAAAGGCGAGTTGCAGCCAGTGTTTTTTGGTTCGGCTTTAAATAATTTTGGAGTAAAAGAATTGCTTGATGCCTTTATAGATATTGCGCCAAACCCAATGCCTAAGCAGAGCGATACTCGTTTGGTGGAGCCCAATGAAGATAAATTTACGGGTTTTGTGTTTAAAATTCATGCCAATATGGATCCTAAACACCGTGACAGATTGGCATTTGTTAAAGTGGTGTCAGGCAAATTTGAGAGAAATAAGCCGTATTTGCATGTTCGCCAAGACAAAAACTTAAAATTCAGTAGTCCGAATGCGTTTTTTGCAGACAAAAAGGAAATTATAGATGAAAGTTTCCCAGGCGACATTGTAGGATTGCACGATACAGGAAATTTCAGAATTGGGGATACGCTTACCGAGGGCGAAAAATTGAATTTTAAGGGGATTCCGAGTTTCTCGCCAGAGCATTTTAGATATGTAAACAATGCCGACCCGATGAAGGCAAAGCAGTTTGAAAAAGGGATAGACCAGCTAATGGATGAAGGGGTGGCTCAGCTCTTTACTCTTGAATACAACAATCGTAAAATCATCGGTACCGTGGGAGCTTTGCAGTTTGAAGTAATCGAATACCGCCTAGAACACGAATACAATGCTAAGGTGTCTTACGAAAACATCAATATCCACAAAGCTTGCTGGGTGGAATGCGAAGACGAAAAATCAGAAGAATTCCAAGATTTCTTGCGTGTGAAACAAAAGTATCTTGCCAGAGATAAATATAACCAGTTGGTGTTCTTGGCAGATAGTGCGTTTACCATTCAAATGACGCAACAGAAGTACCCAAGCATTCAATTGCACATGGTGAGTGAATTTTAAAAAATAGGATTTTAATATATTTTTAAATATAAAAAACCGTTTCAAAATTATATTTGAAACGGTTTCTTTTTTTGGGTATTAAGTCTTAAAAAATTATTGCAAAAATGGATTTTCTTGTCGAGCACTTTTTGGGAAAGCAATCGTATAGCGAGGATCGTTCTTTTGCAAAATTCTTTCTACATCGTTGTAAGTATGTTTGATTTCTTTTTGGTCGTTTCGGCGTAAATCAAACCAGCGATAGCCCTCGAAAGCTACTTCGCGTTGGCGTTCGTTCATAAATTCTGTCCAAAGATTTTCTCCACTTAAAGAATTTAATTTTTCACTGAATTTTTTAAGCCCTTCAGCATTGTAGCGAGTTTTAGCCAATTGGTTTAAAACTTCTTTGGCTTCGCCTTCTTGCTTTAATTTCAAAAGTGCTTCCGCTTTTACGAGCATAATTTCTCCAATTCTAAAAGAGCATTTAAAATCGGTATTATTGCCTTTTACAGTTTGGTATTTGTCGCTGTCTTTTACTGGTGCATAATAAAGCGAAAATCTTAAATCATCTTTTTGGTCGTAAAGATTTAGCAAATCCTTGCTCACAAAAGCCAATTGTCTTACTTTGCTATCTATGGCGTAATCCAGTGCCATGATGTTTTCTGGCGAACTTACTTGGTTGGGCAAAATGTTATCTTCATTTTTATTTAAATCAAGCAAATTGCTATTTTTAGCCAAAACTTTGTTGGCATAATCAATAGATTTCTGCCATTCGCCTTTGTATAAAGCCACACGAGAAATCAGTGCATTGAGCGAAATTTTAGAAAAACGATAAGGCGTTTTGCCATCCGCTTTTTCAATTTGCATTAGACTTTCGGCCTTGGCTAAATCATCTTCAATCAAAGCATAAATTTTAGCAATACTCTCTGGTCTGTTTTCCTTTTCCAGATCGGTTGCCAGCACAATTGGGACACCTTTTTCTTCGGTATTTTGTGCATTATAAGGTTTTGCAAAAAGATTCACTAGTTCAAAGTAAGTGTAGGCACGCAGTGCATGCGCTTCGGCAAGGAGCTGTTTTTGTTCCTCGTTGCTTTGCAGTTTTCCTACATGATTGATGACCTCGTTGGTATAAAAAATACTTCTGTACAAAAGATCGTAGCTGAATTCTGAAGTTTCTGCGTCATAATCTCTATCGTTCCAGAGGAAGATATCTTTGTAATTATTGGCAGAAAAATCTTTAGGATTTATCTCCAATTCATCGGTGCGAACACTGGTTTTGCTTTTATCATTGGGAAAAGCATTGTAGCCCGAGGTGAGCAATTCGCGATATTCCTGCAAAGTGCTGGGAATTACACGGTCTTTGGGCTGAATGTCTAAATAATCATCACACGAAATCATCGCAAAAGATGAAATAAGACTTAATGTTATAAGTAGTTTTTTCATGATTAAATTCTAATTTTTAAAATTGAAGATTAAAGCCAACGGTTACCGATTTTTGAATAGGTTGAGCGTAGATGCTTCCATAAGTTTCTGGATCAAAATAGTTTTTGTGCCCATTGCTGATGACAAAAAGATTTCGCCCTTCTACCGTAAATTTTACATTAGAAATTCCCGCTTGTTTCACCCATTCTTTAGGGAAATTGTAGCCCAATCGGATGCTGGTAAATCTAAAGTAGCTCAAGTCCTTAGCCAAATTTTGGAACGCATAATAGGTGTTCATATCATCTACACCGCCAAACCAGTTGTAGGCATTTCCTGCCTCTGGCGTATCACGACCGATGATTCTTGGCAAGCTGCTGCTTGTGTTTTCTGGAGACCAAGCGTTTAGGATTTCGTTTTGGTAATTCTGTCCAGGGTCTACTTGCGTAAAGTTGTACGACGGCTGAGCCAGCACGGTTTTCTTAATCACAAATGTTCCAGAAATGCCAAATTCAAAGTTTTTATAGCTAAAGTTATTAGACAATCCTCCAAACCATTTTGGGCTGTTGTAGCCTTGGTATTGGAATAAAGCTAAACGCTGTGTTTCGTTCAAATTTGATTGAACGAAATATCCAGGCATAAAGGCTGCATAAGGATCTTCTAGAGCAAAGAAATCATTGGTAGAAACGATTTTTCCATCTTTTTCAAACACAGGCAATCCATTTTTGTCGAGTCCCGCAAATGGCACTGTCCAGATGGCGTCGTTTGGTTTGTTTAAGCCCAAAGGTCTTTTCTGGTTCGGGCTTGGTTGCGCCGAGATTAATTCATTCTTATTGGTACTGATGTTAAATGAAGTTGTCCATCTAAAATCTTCGGTCGAAATGTTGGTTGTATTGATCCCGATTTCAAAACCGCGATTGGTGATAGAGCCATAGTTAATCGATGTACTGGTAAACCCTGTTTCTTGTGGTAGATTTTTAAGCGTGATTAGATCTGTACTTTTTCTATCATACCAGTCTAAAACTAAATTCACTCGGTTTCTGAACAAGCCTAAATCCAATCCAAAACCTAAATTTTCGGTTTTTTCCCAGCGTAATTTGTCGTTTGGTGGAGATAGCACCACGATTGTATTTTCCGTGTTGCCTTGCGTGATGCTGGCAGTGGAGTAGTTTCCGATTACAAATGGTGAAGTGCTCTTGTCGATGTTTCCTTGGAAACCGTAAGAAGTTCTTAATCTTAAATTAGAAATTACTTCTTTGGCAGGTTCAAAGAAAGCTTCGTTCGAAACATTCCATGCCCCCGCAACCGACCAAATTGGTAAATATTTATACTTTGGATCTACGCCAAATAGGTTAGAGCCATCATATCTTAAACTACCAAACACGGTATAGCGGTTGTCGTAAGTGTACGATGCTGTCCCGAAAAACGAAACATAAGCATTTTCGTATTCAAGATTTTTGAAAGGGCGATAATTTTCGTCCAACGCATCAGATGAATTTCTAAAAATCACAGGAATGTTGTTTAAATTTCTATCATTGTAACCAAATGTATTGGTATTAATGATTTCCTTTTTATCCTTTCTGATTTCAATCCCTGCCAAACCACTCAATTCGCTTTTGCCTATTTTTTTCTCTAGGTTTAGTGAGTTTCTCCACATATAGTTGAAGAAATCCGTGCTGCTGTTTTTCAAAATTCCGCCCAGTGGCAACCAGTATTTATTGGTTTTTGTGCTGGAATCGTAATAGCGTGTTCCTGCCACATAAGCACGATTGTAGTATGAATTTTCGTTGGCGTATTTTTCGCTGCGGTTGCGCTCAACTTGCAAGCCTAAAAGCGAGTTGAAAGTGATACCTTTAGTGATTTTGTATTCCAAATCGAAGTTAGACATCATTTGCAAAGTTTTCAGCGTGTTTTGGGTATTTTCACGCTCTTCAATAATATTGAATTTCACAAAATCTGAGTCCGTTCTTAAATTCGGATTAATGTTTTCGTCATAGGCATAGCTTCCATCTGCATTGTAAATCAATTGGTACGGATTCACCACTCTTGAGTAATAATTAGGATTGGTAAATGCGCCAGCATCGGTTAAATATTTATTTTGTATGATCGAAGCTCCCAAAATAGAAACGCCTAATTTGATTTTATCATTGATTTTAAAATCATCTTTTAAAGTTAAATTAAAACGCTTAAAACCTACCTGTTGCAAAGAAGCTTTCTCATCATAATAGCCCAGCGAGAAATAATAATTATTTCTATCTCCGCCGCCTGAAATCGACGCAGAATACTGCTGGTTGATCGATGTGCGATACAACTCTTTCCACCAATCAATTTGGTTATTTCTAAGAGCATTGATTTTAGCCAAAGTCTCGGCAGAAAGTTCCTTGCCGTTTTTATAATTATCAAGTTCGTTGGCGGCTGAAATGATTCTTGCTACATCGCCGTTTCCACTTCTAAAGCTTAAATCTTTTCTTTTAGCCAGAGCCAATTCAAAATCCACTTTTTCATTAGTGTTTAAAAGATTGATTCGATTGAAATCTGGCATAAAGTTGATGAAAGTATTGGCAGTAATATTGATGTTTAAATTTCCTTTTTTACCACGCTTTGTCACCACATTGATCACTCCATTTGCTGCACGCGCTCCGTAGATAGATGTTGCCGAAGCGTCTTTTAAAATTGTGATAGACTCAATGTCATCTGGGTTCAGTCCTGCGATTGAGTAGTTTCTTAAATCATCGAGGTTGTTTTTATCTTTCAAGTTTGGAACATCATTGCCTTCCATTGGCACGCCATCAATCACCCAAAGCGGATCTTTCACACCATTGAGCGATGAATTTCCACGAATCTGAATGCTTGAAAGTTGCCCAGGCGAGCCCGTTTGTGGCGTGATTGAAACTCCCGCAGCTTGTCCCTGCAACATTTGGTCTACGCTAGAAACCCCTTTTTGATTGATTTTATCCATGGAAATATCTACCACAGAAGAGGTCAATTTTCTTTTTTCGATTTTTTGGTATCCCGTAGCCACGACTTCTTTTAGGTTTAAATCATCAAAAACGCTTCTCAATACTACATGATATACGCTTTTGCTTGTTAAATCAATGGTTTCGGTATCGAATCCATCGTAGCTAAAAGTCAATTTTTTAGCACTTTTAGGTACTTCGAGACTAAAGTTTCCGTGGTCATCGGTTATGGTGCCTAGTGCATTGTTGCTTATGGTTCCGTCGGTTACTTTTTCGCCCACCACCGAGTTAGGCACATACACAGAGGCTCCCACTACAGGATATCCTTCTTTGTCTTTCACGGTTCCGCTTATCGTGCGGTTTTGTGCATACAATACCATAGGCAACACAATTGCCACAGGTAAAATTATTTTTTTCATAGATTTTTAAAAATAGATTTTTATTTTAAATTTAATGCTTCTTTAATTCTGATTATTAAATCGTTATAGTGATTTCTGGTTTCGGTGTCAAAGGTTTTAATGCGTTTAATTCTTTGCAAAACCGCTAGAAGTTCGCCACGCTTGTACGACGCTACTTCAGACACACGCACCATAGATTTATAATTTAAATTAATTTGATTTTCTGGCATGTCTAGATGCTCGCAACCCATATGCAGTGGTGCATAAATCGAATTGATTTTGTATTTATTAGTTTTGTCAAACAAGTTTTTGTTGTCTACAATTAGGGCATCTACATAGTTTTTCTGCGTCATGCGTTGGTAAATATCCAATTTTGCACGCATTGGGAAAACTTCGCCTCGCAAGTATTCAAACATTTTTTTCACGGTCATTCCCTTGTAGTTTGGTTGATTAAACTCGTTGTCGAGCAATCTTAACAATCTACCATTTTCAAATAAATAATAAATGACAGAATATTGCTTTTCGCGAGCCAATGAATAAGTTGATTCTTGCTGATAGCCCATTGGCGTGCTTCTGATTGGTTTTACTTTTTGTAAAATTTGCTCATCGTTGAACAGCCAAGTCGGGATTGTAATCGCGTTTTTTACCAAATATTCCAAAGCCTCTTGCTGAATTTCGTAAGGCACAGGCGTAAAAGTTTTTTGCCCATCGCCATACACAGACGGCGTGATATAGATTCCTCCCACATTATTAAGCACATGAAAATTATAAGCCTGCCATTGATTGATGATAGTCATGTAGAATTTCCCTGCTTCGGTATAATTTTCTTGTTTGTTCAAGTTCCAGTCCAAGATGTGTGGCATGGTTTTTTTCAAATTGATTAAACCATAAGAGCTGGCTTTCATGGCATTGTTTCCTAAATCTTCGCTTTGAGAGCGAGGGTCTATAATATCGTTGCTTGGTTGTTGTGCCCCATAGAAATAGAGCGGATCTCCAGCATGTTTTGCAATCCATGTTTCGTTGATTTTTTTATCCTCAAAAGGATTTTCTGTCGGAGTCCAGCGGTATCCCCAAGCGATGGCATATTTATCATAAATTCCGATTTCTGGTGTAATTTGCTTTACGCCATCTCCTTCTTGTGCCACATAGTTAAATCGAGCATAATCCATGATTGATGGTGCTGTTCCTCCCATTTTTGAAGTGAAAGAAGGCGAACGCAAGGAATCCACAGGATATGCAAATGATGATCCCATGTTGTGCATCAACCCAAAAGTGTGTCCTATTTCGTGCGAAGAAACAAAGCGAATTGCATTCCCCATTACTTGCTCTGGGAACGGTAATTTACGCACTTGCGGATCTATGATTCCTGTTTGTACGCGCATCCAGTCGCTTAAAAGCGTCATTACATTGTGCCACCAAATCACATCAGCCTCGATGATTTCTCCCGAACGCGGATCCACCACAGATGGCCCCATGGCATTAGCTTTGTCTGATGCGGCATAACTTAAAACAGAATATCTCACATCATCAATATCAAAATCATCTTTGTTTTCTTCGTTTAATAATTTAGCCTCTACAGCATTTTTAAAACCAGCAGCCTCAAATGCCACATTCCAGTCCAAGATTCCTTGCATGATGTATGGCACCCATTGAGGTGGAGTAGAAGGATCGATGTAGTAAACGATTTTCTTTTTAGGCTCAACTAATTTTCCTTTTAAGTAATCATTAATTTCGTTGTCTTTAGGTTCCAATCTCCAGCGAGTAATGATTTTTCTTTTATCCACTTGCTGTTGCATATCGGTGTAGTACCATTTTGGCTCGTTGAAGAATCCCACACGATCGTCATAAAAACGTTCTTTCATAGGTTTTTCTGGGAGCAAAACAAGGTTCGATGTTACATCGATAGTAATGTTCACTTTGCTTTTGCCCTCCGTAACTTTAGACGACAAAACAGATTTAATCACAACATTTTGCGGGAAAGATTTGGTTTCACTTATAAAAGATAAATCCTTGTTTACACTTCCTCCTAGTCCTAAGTTGTTCAATAAATCATTGAAAGAAGTACTTGAGCCATCAAACACTTTATTCACTTTTACAACAACCGCTGTAGAATCTTTATTAAAGGCTTCGATTTTAAAAGATTCAAAAATAGATTCGTTGTAGTTCACCGCTACCGATTTAGAGATAGCATCAGCGGTATCCACTTGGATTTTAGGGTCAAAAGATTTTACCCAAACTTTTTTATTCTTTTTACCTTTGTAGAAACGGAGCAGGATATTTTGATAATTCATTCCGCGGTTGATTCCCGCATCGTTTAGCTCACTACCTACCGATGATATTTTGTTGACAATCAGCATGTCTTTTCCCATCAAAGAATCGGGAATTTCGAAATACAAATTATCATCTTTTTCGATTAAAGTAAAAAGTCCTTTTTTTAAGACAGCGTCTTTCACGATTTTATCATAAGACGAAATACTGTCTTTCTTTTTCTTTTTATCATTTTCTTTTTTTACTGGTTTTTTTTGCCCAAAAGCAACGCTCACGGCTAGTAAAAGGCATAAAAAAAATCTTATTTTCATATCGTAAAAGTTTAGCTTGCAAATGTATAAATAAAAAAATAAATGAATGTTTAAAGTTTTTAATAAAGCTAAATTAAAGCCAAGAAAAAAGGAATCCAAAACTGAATTCCTTTTTCTTTATTTAAAATAATTGATTTTTATTACTGATTTCTTAAAAATCGTTTAAAAACATGGTTTTTTATTTGAAAAAACTAAAAAAAATATTTTTGAAAACTTTAACCAAGCATATTTTTAGCCAGCTCCAGCCCGTTGAGCAATTGATTGACATCGTCTTCGGTGTTATACACGGCAAAACTTGCACGAATGGTGCCACTAATATTGAATTTATTCATCAAAGGTTGGCAACAATGGTGCCCCGTGCGCACGGCAATGCCTAGTTTGTCTAAAATCATGCCCACATCAGATGCATGCACCCCTGGCAAGTCCATCAAAAACGAAACCGCCCCTGAGCGTTCAATGCCCTCTCCAAAAATTCGGATTTCGGGTATATTTTCTAGCCCGTTGAGTGTTTGGTTAATCAATTTTTGCTCGAGCTGAGTGATGGCTTCATGCCCAATGTTTTCGATAAATTCCGCTGCTTTAGCAATGACGATATTGCCGCAAATATTAGGCGTTCCCGCTTCGTATTTAAAGGGTAATCCTGCGTAGGTAGATTTATCCATGCACACGCTTTCAATCATTTCGCCACCACCACGATAGGGCGAAAGTTGCTCTAGGATTTCCTCTTTCCCGTACAAAATTCCTGTTCCCGTAGGTGCATACATTTTGTGTCCAGAAAAGGCATAAAAATCAGCATTTAAATCTTGAACATCAATCTTTAAATGTGGTGCTGATTGCGCCCCATCTACCAAAACCCAAGCCCCCACAGCGTGTGCTTTTTCAATCATTTCTTTAGCAGGGTTCACTGTTCCCAATGCATTTGAAACATGATTAAAAGCCACGAGTTTTGTTTTAGTATTTAAAAGTTTTTCATACTCTTCTAAATCCAAACTTCCGTTTTCAAGCAAAGGAATGTATCGTGTAGTTGCGCCCGTCCACTCGGCAAGCATTTGCCACGGAACGATGTTAGAGTGGTGGTCTATTTCAGAAATAATGATTTCGTCGCCTTTTTTAATAATGTTTTTGAGTGCATATGCCACCAAATTAATGGAATCCGTGGTGCCAGAAGTAAAATTGATTTCGCTAGCTTTTTTAGCATTGATAAAAGCACGCATTTTCTCGCGGCTATTTTCCATTTCTATGGTTGCCTCTTGGCTCAGCGTGTGGATTCCTCGGTGCACATTGGCGTTGAGCGTGGTGTAGTAGCGATACATTTCGTCTAACACCATTTTGGGTTTTTGCACAGTTGCGCCGTTGTCAAGGTACACGAGCGGTTTGCCGTTTACTTTTTGACTTAAAATAGGAAATTGAGATTTTATATTTTCTATGGTCATTGAGCTAAATTTAGTTGAAAAGCAAAAATAAAAATTTTAAATTGTAAAAATGAATAAAAAAACCGAAGAAAATTGATTTTTCTTCGGTTCAGTGAATTCAAATTCAAATAAAAATGCTAAAAATCAAGTTCAACTTTTAGTTTTGAAGCCAAAAGTTTAGTCCAATATTTTTTAAGCGGTTCAACTTCGATACTTGAAAGTACATCTGCCGAGAAAGCGTATAACAAAAATGCTTGTGCTTCTTTGGTCGGGATACCGCGTTGTTGCATATAGAATAGCGCATCTTTGTCGAGCTGCCCCACGGTGCACCCGTGCGAGCATTTTACATCATCGGCAAAGATTTCTAATTGCGGTTTGGTGTTGATGCTGGCATCGTCCGTAAGCAAAATGTTGTTGTTTTGCTGGAACGCATCAATTTTTTGTGCCTCTGGATCCACAATGATTTTCCCGTTGAATACCCCTTTCGACTTTCCATCTAATATGGTGCGGTATAATTCATGGCTTTCGCAATTGGCAGCAGTGTGCTCCA
Coding sequences within:
- a CDS encoding peptide chain release factor 3 codes for the protein MSKLLEKEINKRKTFGIISHPDAGKTTLTEKLLLFGGAIQEAGAVKSNKIKKSATSDFMEIERQRGISVATSVLAFEYRDKKINILDTPGHKDFAEDTYRTLTAVDSVIVVIDVAKGVEEQTEKLVEVCRMRNIPMLVFINKLDREGKDAFDLLDEVEQKLNLSVTPLSWPIGMGERFQGIYSIYEKNIQLFSAQNKQKVSEAIEFEDINNPELDEIIGEEAAETLREELDLIDGVYPAFDSEAYLKGELQPVFFGSALNNFGVKELLDAFIDIAPNPMPKQSDTRLVEPNEDKFTGFVFKIHANMDPKHRDRLAFVKVVSGKFERNKPYLHVRQDKNLKFSSPNAFFADKKEIIDESFPGDIVGLHDTGNFRIGDTLTEGEKLNFKGIPSFSPEHFRYVNNADPMKAKQFEKGIDQLMDEGVAQLFTLEYNNRKIIGTVGALQFEVIEYRLEHEYNAKVSYENINIHKACWVECEDEKSEEFQDFLRVKQKYLARDKYNQLVFLADSAFTIQMTQQKYPSIQLHMVSEF
- a CDS encoding RagB/SusD family nutrient uptake outer membrane protein, whose amino-acid sequence is MKKLLITLSLISSFAMISCDDYLDIQPKDRVIPSTLQEYRELLTSGYNAFPNDKSKTSVRTDELEINPKDFSANNYKDIFLWNDRDYDAETSEFSYDLLYRSIFYTNEVINHVGKLQSNEEQKQLLAEAHALRAYTYFELVNLFAKPYNAQNTEEKGVPIVLATDLEKENRPESIAKIYALIEDDLAKAESLMQIEKADGKTPYRFSKISLNALISRVALYKGEWQKSIDYANKVLAKNSNLLDLNKNEDNILPNQVSSPENIMALDYAIDSKVRQLAFVSKDLLNLYDQKDDLRFSLYYAPVKDSDKYQTVKGNNTDFKCSFRIGEIMLVKAEALLKLKQEGEAKEVLNQLAKTRYNAEGLKKFSEKLNSLSGENLWTEFMNERQREVAFEGYRWFDLRRNDQKEIKHTYNDVERILQKNDPRYTIAFPKSARQENPFLQ
- a CDS encoding SusC/RagA family TonB-linked outer membrane protein; the protein is MKKIILPVAIVLPMVLYAQNRTISGTVKDKEGYPVVGASVYVPNSVVGEKVTDGTISNNALGTITDDHGNFSLEVPKSAKKLTFSYDGFDTETIDLTSKSVYHVVLRSVFDDLNLKEVVATGYQKIEKRKLTSSVVDISMDKINQKGVSSVDQMLQGQAAGVSITPQTGSPGQLSSIQIRGNSSLNGVKDPLWVIDGVPMEGNDVPNLKDKNNLDDLRNYSIAGLNPDDIESITILKDASATSIYGARAANGVINVVTKRGKKGNLNINITANTFINFMPDFNRINLLNTNEKVDFELALAKRKDLSFRSGNGDVARIISAANELDNYKNGKELSAETLAKINALRNNQIDWWKELYRTSINQQYSASISGGGDRNNYYFSLGYYDEKASLQQVGFKRFNLTLKDDFKINDKIKLGVSILGASIIQNKYLTDAGAFTNPNYYSRVVNPYQLIYNADGSYAYDENINPNLRTDSDFVKFNIIEERENTQNTLKTLQMMSNFDLEYKITKGITFNSLLGLQVERNRSEKYANENSYYNRAYVAGTRYYDSSTKTNKYWLPLGGILKNSSTDFFNYMWRNSLNLEKKIGKSELSGLAGIEIRKDKKEIINTNTFGYNDRNLNNIPVIFRNSSDALDENYRPFKNLEYENAYVSFFGTASYTYDNRYTVFGSLRYDGSNLFGVDPKYKYLPIWSVAGAWNVSNEAFFEPAKEVISNLRLRTSYGFQGNIDKSTSPFVIGNYSTASITQGNTENTIVVLSPPNDKLRWEKTENLGFGLDLGLFRNRVNLVLDWYDRKSTDLITLKNLPQETGFTSTSINYGSITNRGFEIGINTTNISTEDFRWTTSFNISTNKNELISAQPSPNQKRPLGLNKPNDAIWTVPFAGLDKNGLPVFEKDGKIVSTNDFFALEDPYAAFMPGYFVQSNLNETQRLALFQYQGYNSPKWFGGLSNNFSYKNFEFGISGTFVIKKTVLAQPSYNFTQVDPGQNYQNEILNAWSPENTSSSLPRIIGRDTPEAGNAYNWFGGVDDMNTYYAFQNLAKDLSYFRFTSIRLGYNFPKEWVKQAGISNVKFTVEGRNLFVISNGHKNYFDPETYGSIYAQPIQKSVTVGFNLQF
- a CDS encoding zinc-dependent metalloprotease, with the protein product MKIRFFLCLLLAVSVAFGQKKPVKKENDKKKKKDSISSYDKIVKDAVLKKGLFTLIEKDDNLYFEIPDSLMGKDMLIVNKISSVGSELNDAGINRGMNYQNILLRFYKGKKNKKVWVKSFDPKIQVDTADAISKSVAVNYNESIFESFKIEAFNKDSTAVVVKVNKVFDGSSTSFNDLLNNLGLGGSVNKDLSFISETKSFPQNVVIKSVLSSKVTEGKSKVNITIDVTSNLVLLPEKPMKERFYDDRVGFFNEPKWYYTDMQQQVDKRKIITRWRLEPKDNEINDYLKGKLVEPKKKIVYYIDPSTPPQWVPYIMQGILDWNVAFEAAGFKNAVEAKLLNEENKDDFDIDDVRYSVLSYAASDKANAMGPSVVDPRSGEIIEADVIWWHNVMTLLSDWMRVQTGIIDPQVRKLPFPEQVMGNAIRFVSSHEIGHTFGLMHNMGSSFAYPVDSLRSPSFTSKMGGTAPSIMDYARFNYVAQEGDGVKQITPEIGIYDKYAIAWGYRWTPTENPFEDKKINETWIAKHAGDPLYFYGAQQPSNDIIDPRSQSEDLGNNAMKASSYGLINLKKTMPHILDWNLNKQENYTEAGKFYMTIINQWQAYNFHVLNNVGGIYITPSVYGDGQKTFTPVPYEIQQEALEYLVKNAITIPTWLFNDEQILQKVKPIRSTPMGYQQESTYSLAREKQYSVIYYLFENGRLLRLLDNEFNQPNYKGMTVKKMFEYLRGEVFPMRAKLDIYQRMTQKNYVDALIVDNKNLFDKTNKYKINSIYAPLHMGCEHLDMPENQINLNYKSMVRVSEVASYKRGELLAVLQRIKRIKTFDTETRNHYNDLIIRIKEALNLK
- a CDS encoding cysteine desulfurase, with protein sequence MTIENIKSQFPILSQKVNGKPLVYLDNGATVQKPKMVLDEMYRYYTTLNANVHRGIHTLSQEATIEMENSREKMRAFINAKKASEINFTSGTTDSINLVAYALKNIIKKGDEIIISEIDHHSNIVPWQMLAEWTGATTRYIPLLENGSLDLEEYEKLLNTKTKLVAFNHVSNALGTVNPAKEMIEKAHAVGAWVLVDGAQSAPHLKIDVQDLNADFYAFSGHKMYAPTGTGILYGKEEILEQLSPYRGGGEMIESVCMDKSTYAGLPFKYEAGTPNICGNIVIAKAAEFIENIGHEAITQLEQKLINQTLNGLENIPEIRIFGEGIERSGAVSFLMDLPGVHASDVGMILDKLGIAVRTGHHCCQPLMNKFNISGTIRASFAVYNTEDDVNQLLNGLELAKNMLG